attttaccccttgtCTGTGTGTGTGGACCAactcgaacctgagaccgtgcgtctaatccacacaatcctcagTTCACTCTAACCATTTGGGCAAGTCCACTAATATCAATTGCTAGTAACACCCTTACAAATTGCCCTTATCAGACCATCTGATACTGATACCTCAAATCATGATCTTCTGGAATCCCacttctctcattttcttagatggaatatttttaataaatattaattaaaatacTTAAGATTTCAATGTTCTGGTTAGAGTTCCTAATATGTAGCTATTTGTTCATAGTTATGGTGGCTATATTTCGTAACAAAAGTATCAATTTGTATTTAGGCTTTTGACAAAATTTGATACTcataaaaatttataaatatccAAGAAGAGAGGAATGGCACTCCTAAGCCATGATATGATACTGTTATCAGATGGTAGGATTTTCAATTCTTCAGCATTGCTCTATATCTCTTTCACCTCTCATCCATTAGTATTGGCTTACTTTATCCCATAAAGAAGGCTCCTAATtatgatttcaatatttttctgtcatcatataatcaacataaaaataatattttccgCGATTGATAATACTAGCGGCTCAtccaaatatatattatttaaccTGTTCATATTACGACAGTGTaatttaaaactgaaaattttgaaatttgatgtgCTTTAAGGGTATAGCTCCTAGAtagaattttgttttttgataaaCAATAAACTGCAAGGAAATGATAGGCCCACCAACCATTTTTAAGCTTGCCGGGGCAGAGTGTGTGTTCAGCTCTCAGCTGATTGCGTGTCACATTCAATCTTCAAAGAGAAGTCAGAAAAGAGGTTCCAAGTGGAAAAACACTTTCTCCATTATCAAAGACTCCTGCAGTCTTGCTACCTACTAATTCTTCtttagaggagagagagagagagagagagagagagatatcttTCCCGGAAACTCTGGTTTTTTCTGGCCGGCGACCGGGTTTTTTTTCTGGGGCGGGGCAAGATGCTAGACCGTCGAGGTGTATTCCTCACCTTtttcctcctccacctcctgGTTTTCTCTGAATCGCACAGTTTTAACCACTTCCACcgaaagaagaaaatcaaaggaCCCATCAAGACCCTAGTGGTTCTAGTCATGGAAAATCGCTCCTTCGATCACATACTAGGTTGGCTGAAATCGACTCGACCGGACATCGATGGTCTCACCGGAAAAGAGTCGAATCGTCTCTCTGTGTCTGATCCTAGTTCGCCGGAAATATTCGTCTCCGACGACGCTCTCTTTGTCGACTCCGATCCCGGTCACTCTTTCCAAGCGATTCGAGAGCAGATTTTTGGGTCGGAGAATTCCTCCGCCAACCCTGCTCCCATGAATGGCTTTGCTCAACAAGCAGCGAGCATGGGCGAAGACATGCCAAGAACGGTTATGAGTGGCTTCAAGCCTGAGGTTGTACCGGTAACCACCGCTTTGGCGAACGAGTTTGCCGTGTTCGATCGGTGGTTCGCTTCTGTACCTACCTCGACTCAACCGAATCGGTTTTATGTCCACTCGGCCACCTCTCATGGATGCCAGAGCAATGTAAGGAAGGACCTTATCCATGGGTTCCCTCAGAAGACTATATTCGACTCGTTGGAAGAGAATGGGCTTAGTTTTGGGATTTATTACCAGAATATTcctgcaactctcttcttgaaGAGCTTGAGGAAGCTTAAGCACATGGTTAAGTTCCACAGTTACAGTTTGAAGTTCAAATTACATGCCTTGTTGGGTCAGCTTCCCAATTATGTGGTGCTGGAACAGAGGTACTTTGATGTGAACTTGTTCCCTGCAAATGATGACCACCCATCTCATGATGTTGCGCTAGGGCAGAAGTTTGTGAAGGAGGTTTATGAGACACTGAGGAAAAGCCCCCAATGGAACGAAACGGCGTTGTTGATAACATATGACGAGCATGGTGGGTTCTATGATCATGTGCCTACGCCGATTTCTGGTGTCCCCAATCCGGATGGGATCCTTGGGCCTGACCCATTTTACTTCAGGTTTGATAGGTTGGGTGTTCGCGTACCGACGATACTAATCTCACCTTGGATAGATAAGGGGACAGGTCAGTTTCTGCTTCTTGTTCTGTTTACTTAGTTCTGGAGTTGAGCCTCTATGGTAATTGATGGTATTGCTCTTTTTGATCGCATTAAATTTTTGTCTTTGATGCATGATTCATTCTGACATCAATATAGTTTTGCGTTTGTCTATTAATTTGTTGAAATGATGAGCTTTCCCATTTTGTATTAGTTGGCATGTAAACTATGAATAAATAATGTTGACTGTTTTGAATTGATGGGCAACTTGATGGGCAACTTGATGACCAACTCTATTTTGGGGTGACGAGTTTGCAGAGATGAACCATATCCATATTGTTTTTG
This portion of the Macadamia integrifolia cultivar HAES 741 unplaced genomic scaffold, SCU_Mint_v3 scaffold1102, whole genome shotgun sequence genome encodes:
- the LOC122062765 gene encoding non-specific phospholipase C1-like is translated as MLDRRGVFLTFFLLHLLVFSESHSFNHFHRKKKIKGPIKTLVVLVMENRSFDHILGWLKSTRPDIDGLTGKESNRLSVSDPSSPEIFVSDDALFVDSDPGHSFQAIREQIFGSENSSANPAPMNGFAQQAASMGEDMPRTVMSGFKPEVVPVTTALANEFAVFDRWFASVPTSTQPNRFYVHSATSHGCQSNVRKDLIHGFPQKTIFDSLEENGLSFGIYYQNIPATLFLKSLRKLKHMVKFHSYSLKFKLHALLGQLPNYVVLEQRYFDVNLFPANDDHPSHDVALGQKFVKEVYETLRKSPQWNETALLITYDEHGGFYDHVPTPISGVPNPDGILGPDPFYFRFDRLGVRVPTILISPWIDKGTVIHEPSGPTQYSQFEHSSIPATVKKLFNLKSNFLTKRDAWAGTFENYFNFRDSPRGDCPEKLPEVKTSLRPGGPKEDKSLSEFQLELIQLAAQLNGDHVLNTYPDIGNSMTVAEANRYAEDAVARFLEAGRAALRAGANESAIVTMRPALTSRITGGVYGSQIQSH